In Candidatus Baltobacteraceae bacterium, a genomic segment contains:
- a CDS encoding cytochrome c: MNFVISIIIGIIASANLVQAGPSPTPNPFVDGPTIYAEKCMACHGDQGQGTAGVPILSGNGAVTAANPDNVIAIVKHGRRAMPGFENQLTEAEIAGVVTYIRTAWGNEGTSVAPYQVEAVH; the protein is encoded by the coding sequence GTGAACTTCGTGATCTCGATCATCATTGGAATCATCGCTTCTGCCAACCTCGTACAAGCCGGGCCGTCGCCGACGCCGAATCCGTTCGTCGACGGGCCGACGATTTACGCCGAAAAATGCATGGCCTGCCATGGCGATCAGGGCCAAGGCACCGCCGGTGTACCGATCCTCTCGGGCAACGGCGCGGTTACTGCCGCCAATCCCGACAACGTCATCGCGATCGTCAAGCACGGAAGACGCGCAATGCCGGGCTTCGAGAATCAACTCACCGAAGCCGAAATCGCAGGCGTCGTAACCTACATCCGCACCGCCTGGGGCAACGAGGGCACCTCCGTTGCTCCGTATCAGGTCGAGGCGGTGCATTAA